CCGTTTATGAAATGACGGTGTAATGAAAGCGATTTCAGCATCTTTCCCAATCTCCAGGTCCGCCAGCCTGATTATAAGAGGTTTGAGTTCTTCCTTGTGATAGGTTTTGCAACAATCGCTGGAGGGGATAGCTTTTCCGTGAGGACAGAGAGGCGGATGTCCCAGAAAGGCACAGACAGAATCGACAACCTCAGAACTGAGTATATGCTCAAACTGACACGCTGTCAGCTCCACGGCGGCGTCTGATACCTGAAGAACATCTGTAAATAGCCGCTCTGCCAGGCGGTGGCGACGGATCACCCCTTCGGCATGTTTCTCGCCCGATGCCAGGAATTCGACCGTGTCCCCATGGGACTTCACCATCTCTAACCGTTCGAGTTCACTGAGAGTCCGCTCAACATCGACCTCATCAGTGGCATCACCAGAACAGATAGTTTTTACATTCTTAATTGAAGTCTTGTTGTCTTCTCTTGCTACCCAGATGGCTTCGAGGACTTCGTCAATCTCTCTCTGATCTACGCTCACTTTTACCTCCCCGGATAATACGTTTAAAAAAGTTTACTGTTTTCGATTCAATCACAAATTCGTAACCGCAGTCGGGACATTTGATAAGTGGACATCCGTTACTCATAAAACAGCCGGTGTGGCAGTTCTCAGAAGTCTCATCGAAACAGTGATTACAGAGTGGGCAGTCCGTCATCTAATCTCCTGTATTTTCACTTGCTGTCCATCGTTTAGCTACCGACATATTATACCTTATTATGTTAAGCAGTCAATCCTCGATAATTGATTTCACAACAACACCCAGCGCAGGATGTGATTAACCGCTCCCGCTATCACAAGGGAGAACGGCAGAATAAAGAGAGACATACCAACGGCTGTCTTCAATCCCTGTTCCTTGATGATCATGAAGAAATTGGCGATACACGGCATGAACAGGGTGATAGTAATCATACTGACTACCACCTGAATCTGAGTTTCCATAGCGACAGAAGCCTCAGATAGCTGGGAGCTGAAAAGCTTGTAAAGTCCGGCGGCGCCGTAGTCCCGCCGCAGGAACCCGATGAGAAACGCCTCCATCGCTTTCGATGGCAGACCGAGAAATCCGACGACGACGGGTGAAACAGCCCGTTCGATGGCACCCAGCAACTTCATTTTGTCAAAAACGAACAGCACAAACGTTCCCAGAAAAAACAGCGGCACCGCCTCCCGCAGATACCACTCTATTCTTGCCATCGTCTTGACGAGGATATTCGAAAGTTTGGGTAACCTCATGGGAGGTAGTTCCAGAACAAAGTCTGACGATTCGCCAGCAAATATCTTCGAGGAGAGATAACCGACTATAAACAGAACGGCCAGCACACACCCAATCCATAGTATTGTCATGACCGGCGACAGTGCCGCCAACATTCCCAGGATGACGCCGAGTTGGGCGGAACACGGAACGCCGAGCGCCAGCAGAAGAATAACAATCAAGCGTTCCTTGCGGCTTTCAAGAATTCTGGTAGTCATGGTCGCCATGGTGTCGCACCCCAGGCCGAGAACCATGGGAAGAACCGCCTTGCCGTTGAGACCCATCAGTTTGAACAACCTGTTCATCATCACCGCCAGCCGGGGCAGATAGCCTGAATCTTCAAGGATACCAAAGGCAATGAAAAAAGTACCCACGATGGGAAGGACGATAGCGATGGAATAGGACAGCGCCATGCTCAGAAGTCCGTACTCCCCCACTAACATGTCGCGCAGGAATTGAACCGGCAAGACAGTATCGACGACAGACGCGAGGAGCGGCATCAGCCATGCTGCGAATAATGTTTCTTCCAGAAAGTCTACCAATGTGCCCGCACCGAATACACCTACAAATTGATACATGAGATAGAGAATCGCGCCTCCAATGAGAAGCCCCCAGTATCTGTGATGGCTCCACTCACCCAGCTTCCTGAAGAAGGAAGAGGATACCTCCGCTTCCCTAGAAATCACCTCCTGCGCCATCTGCCTGGCATGACGCAGTCTGGCGGTGGTAATCACATTGTTCACTGAAGTGTGAAAGTGCGTCTGCGTCTCCCTGAGGTGCTCATTCAGTTCCTCCAGCCTATCCTTTGGTACGGCCTTGTCAACCCAATTCTTCAATGAAAGATCAGAAGCAAGCAGCATGAGAGAGATACTTCTCTTAAACGGATGACTGGATTCAATAAGGGCCTCAACAGCCATGGCGCCTTCGTTGACGGCTTCGGGATATTGCACACTGGGAGAACGATTCTCACCACTGTCATTCAACGCGGGAATAAGCTTGTTCAAACCGATGTGTTGTGTCGCCACAGTCTGAATTACGGGGACACCCAGTTTCTGCGAAAGATCCTGCACATCAATTTCAATGCCCCGCTCCCTCGACTCATCCATCATGTTCAAACATAAGACAAATTTGACGCCCAGCTCCTTTAGTTGCAGAGAGAGGAGAATTGTACGCTCAAGATTACGGCTGTCGCCTACCTGGATTATGCCGGCTTCAGGATAATCGAGAAGCATGTTCCTGGTGACAACCTCGTCTTCTGATGTCGGGATGAGATTGTTGATCCCCGGGGTATCGAGTACAAGCGTCTCCTTCTTCCCTATCTGCTTACCGGAAGCGATTTCCACCGTCGTGCCGGGATAGTTGGAGACGGTCACATACCGCCCCGTAAGATAGCTGAAAATGACGCTCTTGCCTACGTTGGGATTACCCACAAGAATCACCCTATCTTGATGATCAGCAAGTTGACTTTGGCTATAATGGTTCACTTTTCGTTACAGT
The genomic region above belongs to Candidatus Neomarinimicrobiota bacterium and contains:
- the feoB gene encoding ferrous iron transport protein B — encoded protein: MILVGNPNVGKSVIFSYLTGRYVTVSNYPGTTVEIASGKQIGKKETLVLDTPGINNLIPTSEDEVVTRNMLLDYPEAGIIQVGDSRNLERTILLSLQLKELGVKFVLCLNMMDESRERGIEIDVQDLSQKLGVPVIQTVATQHIGLNKLIPALNDSGENRSPSVQYPEAVNEGAMAVEALIESSHPFKRSISLMLLASDLSLKNWVDKAVPKDRLEELNEHLRETQTHFHTSVNNVITTARLRHARQMAQEVISREAEVSSSFFRKLGEWSHHRYWGLLIGGAILYLMYQFVGVFGAGTLVDFLEETLFAAWLMPLLASVVDTVLPVQFLRDMLVGEYGLLSMALSYSIAIVLPIVGTFFIAFGILEDSGYLPRLAVMMNRLFKLMGLNGKAVLPMVLGLGCDTMATMTTRILESRKERLIVILLLALGVPCSAQLGVILGMLAALSPVMTILWIGCVLAVLFIVGYLSSKIFAGESSDFVLELPPMRLPKLSNILVKTMARIEWYLREAVPLFFLGTFVLFVFDKMKLLGAIERAVSPVVVGFLGLPSKAMEAFLIGFLRRDYGAAGLYKLFSSQLSEASVAMETQIQVVVSMITITLFMPCIANFFMIIKEQGLKTAVGMSLFILPFSLVIAGAVNHILRWVLL
- a CDS encoding metal-dependent transcriptional regulator gives rise to the protein MSVDQREIDEVLEAIWVAREDNKTSIKNVKTICSGDATDEVDVERTLSELERLEMVKSHGDTVEFLASGEKHAEGVIRRHRLAERLFTDVLQVSDAAVELTACQFEHILSSEVVDSVCAFLGHPPLCPHGKAIPSSDCCKTYHKEELKPLIIRLADLEIGKDAEIAFITPSFHKRYDRLTALGVIAGNPIKVHQREPSFVVRIGETELAIEKVVAQEIYVKAP